Proteins from a single region of Apium graveolens cultivar Ventura chromosome 7, ASM990537v1, whole genome shotgun sequence:
- the LOC141674992 gene encoding putative F-box protein At3g10430 produces MSLSKHKNVPSYDFPEEILCEVFKRLPVKYVLRCGAVQKSWYSLIKTPLFISHYCNYRKLTGHIDPKYLLFHNLDNNSFAVRSDNKQCQEYCIFSYPLGLPASSWYVHSNGLICVSTMFDEEFDYNRSIYIWNPLVQKFKAVPESPLYTLTFMKATWNALAFGFLPEINDYVVVHIIKFSSSSESLSFNSSDPSSHVKCEHYPHSVIIGVYSLNTNSWRKICQDKGFVNLICSSESVFVNGTAYWAGIDSSFQSVMCFDTNTNILRKIRVHNLFPDLDVMEYLIIPFGESIAYCIEGNENNSEEDEEDYWSPHLHIWLLKDSVTGEDNKIGELFWEMRVSLDQYVWAQVLGTRNNGDPILAKSNSLIAYDLDTQELMTN; encoded by the coding sequence ATGAGCTTGTCAAAACATAAGAACGTGCCCTCCTACGACTTTCCCGAAGAAATCTTGTGTGAAGTATTTAAAAGACTTCCTGTTAAGTATGTCTTACGTTGCGGAGCTGTTCAAAAATCGTGGTATTCTCTCATAAAAACTCCTTTGTTCATTTCTCACTACTGCAATTATCGGAAACTGACGGGCCATATTGATCCTAAGTATCTACTTTTTCATAATCTTGATAACAATTCATTTGCTGTACGTTCTGACAATAAACAATGTCAAGAATATTGCATATTTAGTTATCCACTTGGCTTGCCCGCTAGTTCATGGTATGTACACTCAAATGGTTTAATTTGTGTGTCTACTATGTTTGATGAGGAATTTGACTATAATCGCAGCATTTATATCTGGAATCCTCTTGTTCAAAAATTTAAGGCTGTCCCAGAGTCGCCCCTTTATACATTAACATTTATGAAGGCTACCTGGAATGCTTTAGCTTTTGGGTTTTTACCGGAAATTAATGACTATGTCGTGGTACATATTATCAAATTTAGTTCGTCCTCTGAATCTCTCTCGTTTAACAGTTCGGATCCTAGCTCACATGTGAAGTGTGAACATTACCCGCACTCGGTCATCATTGGTGTTTATAGTCTAAACACTAACTCATGGAGGAAAATATGCCAAGATAAAGGTTTTGTTAATCTTATTTGTTCTAGTGAATCAGTGTTTGTTAATGGTACTGCATACTGGGCGGGGATTGACTCGTCATTTCAATCGGTTATGTGCTTTGATACCAATACAAATATATTGCGGAAAATCAGGGTGCATAATTTATTTCCCGATCTTGATGTTATGGAGTATCTTATCATTCCATTTGGTGAATCTATTGCTTACTGTATTGAGGGTAATGAGAACAATTcagaggaggatgaggaggactATTGGTCTCCTCATTTGCACATTTGGCTCCTGAAAGACAGTGTGACAGGTGAGGACAATAAGATAGGTGAATTATTTTGGGAGATGAGAGTTAGTCTAGATCAATATGTATGGGCTCAAGTCTTGGGTACAAGGAACAATGGTGATCCAATACTAGCAAAATCAAACAGTTTGATTGCATATGATCTTGATACTCAAGAACTGATGACAAATTGA
- the LOC141674993 gene encoding putative F-box protein At3g10430 — protein sequence MSLSKHKNVPSYDFPEEILCEVFKRLPVKYVLRCGAVQKSWYSLIKTPLFISHYCNYRKLTGHIDPKYLLFHNLDNNSFAVRSDNKQCQEYCIFSFPLGLPASSWYVHSNGLICVSTMFDEEFDYNRSIYIWNPLVQKFKTVPESPLYTLTFMKATWNALAFGFLPEINDYVVVHIIKFSSSSESLSFNSSDPSSPVKCEHYPHSVIIGVYSLNTNSWRKICQDKGFVNLICSSESVFVNGTAYWAGIDSSFQSVMCFDTNTNILRKIRVHNLFPDLDVMEYLIIPFGESIAYCIEGNENNSEEDEEDYWSPHLHIWLLKDSVTVEDNKIGEFFWEMRVSLDQYVWAQVLGTRNNGDPILAKSNSLIAYDLDTQEPYDFVESYDRLTPSCYKEDSVSPFFIRPFAETLVLLDIDRNN from the coding sequence ATGAGCTTGTCAAAACATAAGAACGTGCCCTCCTACGACTTTCCCGAAGAAATCTTGTGTGAAGTATTTAAAAGACTTCCTGTTAAGTATGTCTTACGTTGCGGAGCTGTTCAAAAATCGTGGTATTCTCTCATAAAAACTCCTTTGTTCATTTCTCACTACTGCAATTATCGGAAACTGACGGGCCATATTGATCCTAAGTATCTACTTTTTCATAATCTTGATAACAATTCATTTGCTGTACGTTCTGACAATAAACAATGTCAAGAATATTGCATATTTAGTTTTCCACTTGGCTTGCCCGCTAGTTCATGGTATGTACACTCAAATGGTTTAATTTGTGTGTCTACTATGTTTGATGAGGAATTTGACTATAATCGCAGCATTTATATCTGGAATCCTCTTGTTCAAAAATTTAAGACTGTCCCGGAGTCGCCCCTTTATACATTAACATTTATGAAGGCTACCTGGAATGCTTTAGCTTTTGGGTTTTTACCGGAAATTAATGACTATGTCGTGGTACATATTATCAAATTTAGTTCATCCTCTGAATCTCTCTCGTTTAACAGTTCGGATCCTAGCTCACCTGTGAAGTGTGAACATTACCCGCACTCAGTCATCATTGGTGTTTATAGTCTAAACACTAACTCATGGAGGAAAATATGCCAAGATAAAGGTTTTGTTAATCTTATTTGTTCTAGTGAATCAGTGTTTGTTAATGGTACTGCATACTGGGCAGGGATTGACTCGTCATTTCAATCGGTTATGTGCTTTGATACCAATACAAATATATTGCGGAAAATCAGGGTGCATAATTTATTTCCCGATCTTGATGTTATGGAGTATCTTATCATTCCATTTGGTGAATCTATTGCTTACTGTATTGAGGGTAATGAGAACAATTcagaggaggatgaggaggactATTGGTCTCCTCATTTGCACATTTGGCTCCTGAAAGACAGTGTAACAGTTGAGGACAATAAGATAGGTGAATTCTTTTGGGAGATGAGAGTTAGCCTAGATCAATATGTATGGGCCCAAGTCTTGGGTACAAGGAACAATGGTGATCCAATACTAGCAAAATCCAACAGTTTGATTGCATATGATCTTGATACTCAAGAACCATATGATTTTGTTGAATCATATGATCGTTTGACTCCTTCCTGTTACAAGGAGGACTCTGTATCACCCTTCTTCATTCGTCCCTTTGCGGAAACTCTAGTTTTGCTAGATATTGATAGAAATAATTGA